The following is a genomic window from Cryptococcus decagattii chromosome 2, complete sequence.
GGTCGTCATCAACGTTTCCAGCCCCAACACCCCAGGCTTACGGGCTCTCCAGGGCAAGCAGCAGCTCGTGCGGCTGTTGAACGATGTCGTTGAAGAAAGGAACAGGATTGCTCAGGGGACTGGACTGCCCAAGATTGCAGTCAAAGTTGCTTCAGACTTGAGCGAGGACGAGCTGGCAGATGTAGCCAGTGCGGTGAGGAGTAGTGGTGTTGAAGGCGTCATTGTCAGCAACACGACTATCCGAAGAAAAGAACTCAATCTTGTTTCCAGTACGTTTACTTTCCgcttctttgccttttgaccaattttttttttttttttttttttttttttttattattttttttttggctGATGGATATCACAGACAACCAAGATCAGGTTGGTGGCCTCTCCGGCAAACCCCTCTTCCCTTACGCCCTCAACGCTCTCAAGACTCTCCGCCCGCTTCTCCCTCCCACCATCCCTATCATCGGCTGTGGCGGTATCTCCTCAGGCTCTGACGCTCTCGACATGGCCAACGCCGGTGCCTCCATCGTCCAAATCTACACTTCTTTCGGTTTCCGAGGTGTCGGTACTCCCCGTTTGATCAAGGACGAGATTTCCGAACGTCTCAACGGTGAATCATGGAAAACTCGGGTAGGCAGCGACTGGGCATCATCAGGCCAACCGATGGGGTGGGACGAGAATCGTCTCAAACAAGAAAGTCAAGCGCTCGTTGAAGAGGCCAAGGGTCTGGCAGAGCTTTTGCGGCAGTCGTCCACCACTGACGAGAAGGAAACGGCCAAGCTCGTCGAAGAAGCTGAGAGGGTGTTGGGTATTGTGAAAGAAAAGGGCGAACCGAGTGCTGCAAGTGGATCGGCGGCGGCGGTCGATCATTCGGCTGTGCCCTCATTGCTCCAGGATTCGTCAGCATCCGCTCCCACTGTTGAGCAAGGACCTCTAGCTGCGCCGGTTGAGGCGGCGGTGCCCCCACCTTCATCGCAAAGCGGGTTTGTAATTGAGAGCGGTGCGGCATCCATAGGGGAGGCATTGATTGCTGAGCCCGTGTCGGAAGTTGATCTTGCACCAATTGTTGTAttggaggaaaagaaaaccAACCTTGGCGTGAACCATGGCGGTGAAAGGGACAATGAGTGGGAGCAGGCAGTCAAGGCAGGGCCAAAGAGGTTAGTCTAGAAGACATCGATGTGTGTgtggggggggggggggggggggggggggatATGATTAGTTGTCGCCGACAAAGgaatcaaaatcaaaatcagCAATAAAATGCATTGGCATATACCGTTTGAAAAATGGCTGGCTGTCAGACTATCTTCTTTCCAACCACTTTTTAGCCATAGTTACTGCAAAGACACCTGCTGCACTGATACCTATCACGCTTCCGATCCACCCCGTATAACCCACGACATCCTTCTGCcacctctccttcctcaatGCCTCCGAATAACCTACATCCGGTCTAAAAGTCACCATCTCATAAAGACTCGTCCATCCTCGCACCCTTTTGGTAGGGAAAGGTTCCGTCAGCGACAAGGTGGCTTGCGGGCTAGATCGGAACAAGGTGGTCATGATCTTGTCAACCTGACGAcggagatgatgaagtggAGAAAGCACATGTGAGCGCATTTCAGTGCTAAAACGCCATTCCTTTTAGCGCATTCCCCCTAAAAAGAAACTTTAAAGATGACATACTAGTTTTGCAAGGCCAGTTCGCAAATGGCCTTCAAGTCCCCTTGCCTTTCATCAGAATAGGCCTTTAGAGCCAATTCCAGCTCAGGATCCGTCTCACCAAGCGCGCGTGTTGTTGTGGGCGAGATGTGGTGTCTTTCAAGGATAGAGTTGAGCACGCGAACGTCTTCAAGGCCGCAATTGAGACCTTGTCCATAAAAACTAACATAGCACGCCGATCAGCAGGGCTGAAATCcgagagagagagagagagacaGTGCAAAAAGTTTACGTACGGTACCATGCTGTGAGACGCATCGCCCAGAAGAATGGCGTGAGACGACCATGCGGAGGGTGTGCACTGAACGATCTCATCTGTCAGTCCACCTTGTTCCTATATATATCAAAAAAGATTACACGTGCGTTAATAGTAACCAGGTTGCCTCTTGGATTTTTTTCAAAATCATCAAGAAGCACTTTTTCACCTACAATCTCCACGGCAGAAGGGAAATTTTCTTTGAAA
Proteins encoded in this region:
- a CDS encoding dihydroorotate dehydrogenase (fumarate) encodes the protein MPRPLTLLSLRVALHRPHSPLLLRRLASTAPPAPRRHYLSTTLLVGGGVLFLAYYYDSKSLVHEHVAMPLMRLFADPEEGHRLAVRVLAWDKWARPRDMGVDGDELQAELFGMTLKNPVGIAAGFDKDAEAIDGLFDLGFGYVEVGSVTPEPQPGNPKPRFFRLEEDDACINRYGFNSLGHGYALARLRLRLAKFAQDHPSLFPSPLPATILPPAGLPRSLRPGQVLAVNLGKNKASDADSNDDYIRGVRTLGPYADVVVINVSSPNTPGLRALQGKQQLVRLLNDVVEERNRIAQGTGLPKIAVKVASDLSEDELADVASAVRSSGVEGVIVSNTTIRRKELNLVSNNQDQVGGLSGKPLFPYALNALKTLRPLLPPTIPIIGCGGISSGSDALDMANAGASIVQIYTSFGFRGVGTPRLIKDEISERLNGESWKTRVGSDWASSGQPMGWDENRLKQESQALVEEAKGLAELLRQSSTTDEKETAKLVEEAERVLGIVKEKGEPSAASGSAAAVDHSAVPSLLQDSSASAPTVEQGPLAAPVEAAVPPPSSQSGFVIESGAASIGEALIAEPVSEVDLAPIVVLEEKKTNLGVNHGGERDNEWEQAVKAGPKRLV